The region GTAAAAGGAAAGAATTAGTTGAAGATAAAGAAGTAAAGGAGAAATAATTAAAGAAACAGGAGGTTAAAACAAAAGGTCAACCAAATAGCAAAGGGAATGATAGTCGGAAAAAATTCCCGTACCCAAAATTCCCAAATCGGCATGCTTCAACCAATAAGAACAAAAAAAAGTATGTAAGGTTTCTAGACATTTACAAAAGATTACAAATCAACATTCGATTTTCACAGTCTTGGAATAAATGTCTATATATGCCAAATTTATGAAAGAGACCAAGAAGATAAGGTACACAGATATGAAGACCAATCAATTAGAGGTCAATTGCACCGTCATTATCCAAAGGACTCTACCACAAAAAGCAAATGATCCAGGTCAAATCACTTTTTATGTCACCATAGAAAACTTGAACGTTTGGAAAGCGCTCGCGGATTTAGGAGCAAACATCAACCCCATACCATTCTCAGTTATCAAAATAGTTGATGATTTGAAAATGAAACAAACAAGAATGACGCCATTGTTAGCTGACAAATCCATAAAGCGTCCATTTGGAATAGCTAAAGATGGGTTAGTGAAAGCTGACAAAATTCTTATTTCTGGTGGATTTTATTGTCATAGATATTGATATTACTCTCATTCGAGATAGACCATTCATGAAAATTACACGCACGGTGATCAACATTGATAATTGACAGATGAATATCAAAGTATAGGTTGAAGAAGTTAATTTCATCGTGCTCGAAGCTATCAATCTATATTAACCCTATAACGAAACAACAATTAAATAACCTAATGGATGATAGTAAAACCTCCTTCCACATATGAATTGAATGGTTTGATTTATCACCATCCATATAGAACAAAACTCAATGCAAATCCATCCATGATCATAATTAATAAACATATTAACAATAACTAATAAAAACTGCAAAGTGAATCAAATTTCAGTGACTCACTCAGAGTTCCTCTATAGTACTTCTACAGCTAACCAACTGCATGAGAACTTGTGTTGCTCTCATCCTCCCACTTGGGCGTTCATTCTCTATCTTTTGGTTTCTGATATCTTCTGGTTCCAAAGAGTACCCTTCCAATGATTCAAAATTGGAGCTGGATGATGACAAAGACCCTCTATTCTCATCAAATTTCCTTGCAGCAGCATTTCCATGACAACGCCTTTCACCTTGCTGATCCATTTCCATCCTATTCCTACTTGTCATCTCCTTCGTCTGTGTCGAAGCATTAGAAGATTTTTCAGCAAAATCCCTGCATACTTTTGCCTTGTAAAGCTTGCATTCACGTTGCGAGTCCTTCATGGTGGAAGAAGGGGAGTCTGCAGCATCCGTGCTATAACTGTTTCTTTCATTGGAACTCTTGGAGCTTGGCATTGATAATATTGTTCCATTGGATGTATACCTTGAAGGTTCTATGAGTTGTGTTCCTTTCAGGACATATTCATGACTGCTACTCGGGTAAATGAAATCGTTCTCAGATAAATCTTGCCACACATACCCGTTTCCGTAAGTCCTGAATAAAGAAACGATCACATCACATAATTAGCTTTGTATGAAAAAAACATTTTGTAAGACCAATAATTACCTTTTGATAGACCAAGAATACATGCTGACAATTCCTTGTCCTCGGAGAAAACTCAACCTACTTATCACATCTGATAAAAAAAATGGAGTAAAAGCTTATTTGGAAACAAAAGAAAGTGAAACCATGTGCAAGCCTATAAATCAAAGTGAGTTTGTCAGTTTTTCTTTATGTTATAAGATTTATTACCTTTAAGTCGCGGTGTTCCATGTGAAGAAGAGATTGAAACATACATGAGATGAGGATGCTCAAGCTGTCCATTTGTAGAAAGGTAGTATATTACTGGAACTTCATGATCAGCCTGAGTATGTTTGGAGTTTTCATGACTTGCCTCACTTTCTAATGCTTTCCTTTCCATGGAAAATTATTTTCTTAACACCACTACAGTCTACAGATTTGCTTCCTATTTGTGTCAAGACAAACAAGTAATGAATTGTTATTACATTTGGGAGATAATTGTCATATAAAAGTGAAATGAGGGGTCTGTTTGTTTGCATTTGATATATATAGCAACAAGTAGCATGCATTACTAAGGTTTTGAAGGCAAGAAGTGAAACATGTGAATTATAGTACTCTTGTGCTCACGGACCAAAGTGAGAAAATTCTTAATTTACTCAATGTATAATGAAGTCAAGAGCAAGGGAAACAAATGGACAAGCTTCCCAACAAACAAGCTGAATATGCGGAACCTAGTTAATTGTGACAGCACTTGCAAAAAGTTTAGTTAAAATTAGAAAGTTGAGTAAAAGGGTCAAAGGACATCTTCACCAATTTGTTTCTTTTCATTCTGTCTTCATTGTCTTTTATGAGACAGAATGAATTGTCGTATCAAGGAAATGTTGATAAAAGACAAAACTTTCACATGACATACATACACATCATTTTGGTATCCATGACAATTTTTTAACTAAGCATGGTGTTTCTCATTTTGGTAGAGCATAGATGTGAGATGTGTTGTGTTTTCTAAAATAATTTTTGAACATAAAAGTGATCGCTCATCATGAGGATTGGAGTTTGAAATCACCAACTCATTGAATTTCATTTTCAGTTGGCAAATAGCCCATTATTCAGATTAAAAACTATCACCTGTGGAGAAAAAGTCGAGCCATGAACAAAAACGAGTAAATAATCCACACGATAAGCCTTGAAGAATACTACCAAGTTATGGTACAACAAAAAGAAAGCTTGGTAGGTTTAGTATTAGTTCACATCAAAATTGCCTAACCATTTGTGAACAAATCAATAAAACTAGAATCAAACTGTCTTCATGACGAAACGATACAAAATTACCAATGAATGGCATTGAGCTTTCCTACATACTTTAGATTGTAGAAGTAAATATTTGCGGGTTTGGACATTCTGAGAGGTTATGTCCTTTTTGACGACACCCGTAACACATCCTATTCTTCCTCTTGCCACTTGCAACGACGGTAATTGGTTTCTCAACAGTTGGTTCCTCAACCGCAACCGTTTCACCTGCGTCTGGTTTTTGGCCTGCAACTGACTTTTCTCCTGCACTTGGTTTAGAACCTGCAAATGATTTTTCAACCGCACCTGGTTTAGAACTTGCAAATGATTTTTCACCAGCACTTGGCTTAGAACCTGCAACTGATTTTTCACCCGCACTTGGTTTAGAACCTGCAACTGATTTTTCAACTGCACTTGGTTTCGAGCCTGCGACTGATTTTTCACCTGCACCTGGTTTTTTATTCAAAGGAACTGCACAACTTATCCGGACAGGCCTTCCAAACAAAACGCTTTGATCCAATGCAAGTGCTGTCTTGAGTGACTTACTATCACTGAAATCCACATGAGCATACCCTCGGAATTCTCCTGTTTCCTTGTCCTTCCCTAATCGTATGGACTTTATATTGCAATTTGAGAAGAATTTCCTCAGTTCTTCCTCTGTTATTTCCCACGATAAACTTCCAACGTAAATTCTATTATATCCCTCTTTCAGTTCTGGAGTAAATCGGGTTGTTTGAGCTGCTTTATACGGTTGGATTTTAAGAAAGAGTCCTCCCCTGTTAACATTAAATGTTTTATAAGTATAATACGAGAAATGAGCAAAAACAGTGAATCATCTGTATTCAAAAGGAAATCGCCAGTGTTACTAACATGTCAGATCCATCAAGAGCCAATGCTCGTTTGGCCGCTGCTTCAGTCTGCAATAGGAATGCCATAGAAACGTCAGCACGTTATCAAAATGCTCAATACCAAAGAAACCATTCTTGAAATTACAAGTTGTTTCTAACTCTAAGTGAGAATAAACTTGAAAAACAATATATGTACTGATGGAAGTAGGTTTATGATATTGCTAATATAGCCTGCCGAATAAGGAAGCACAAAAAGTGTTTCAAGATTTGACTTGAAATTGCAAAATGTGAAACAAAATAAAGAGTTAAAATGCTTGTTTTAACGTTACCTTAAAAACGATTATTGCAATCCCTCTGAACTTTCCAGTGTCAGGAAAAGTCATGCAATTAATTTCAGTGATGGTGCCACAGCTTTCAAAATAACTATGAATGTCATCCTCACTTGAATAGTAGGGAATTCCTCCAACATAAACTTTTGTAGCAGCATCACCACTTTCTTGACTGTATAAACATCAAAGAACATATAATGAATTAAAAAACAGGAACACAAATCTCACATTGTATATCAAACAaattaataaataacaaaaaaaacataatttTAGTTCATAAACACAATCTATCTTTCCATCCAACAACCAAGCATGTTTCCATTAAGTGGGGTTGGCTAGATGGATCAAACTACGCCATAATGTTCTATCATAAACCATGCTTCTATCTATCCATCCAACTCATTTATCTCAAGATTTTTCTTAGTAGTTTCTTTTATAGTTTTTCTATGTCTTCCTCTACCACAAGTAGATTGACTACCTTTCATTTGATGTATTCTCCTTACTATAGAACCCACATGTATCCTCTTTACAAGCCCAAACCACCTATGTCTAGTTTTCGCTAGTGTTTCTACTATATGTGTTATCCCAACACTTTCTCAAGTATTGTCATTTCTAATCTTTCTTTCCTTCTAACTAAATCAATATTCAATTTTCTTGTATGAAAACTACGTATGTGTTTAATTCCACTTTTCAAGTCTAATTGATTTTTCTTTTAGAACTGATTTTAACTTGAAGCTAAAATTTGAAGTTTTTAACTTGAGAAGCTAAAATTGAAGTTTTTGCCTCTACAATTGATTTTTAGTCCGAAACTTATCAGTCAACCAACTTTTACATGAATATATTCAACCATAAACCATACATTCAACTCCCTTTTAGCCAGAACTCATACAAAATCAATATTTGTTACAGTCGAACCAAACAGACACTAAATACAAATCCAACCATTGCATTGTTTAAGACAATTATCAAGTGatattgaaaaagaaaaaaaaaactataatCAACCTTcataagaaagaaaaaaaaaacaataaacaGACTCACCGGGTAGTGATATTGGTATTAGCCAAATCTGTAGTAAGCTCTGATATTTCCTCTTGATGATTAGAACCACTTCCCTCAGCAGCTGTGACCACACCATTTTCCTCAGCAGTTTTGACCTTACCATTTTCCTCTGCAGCTTTAGCtttctttctcttcttcttcaGCAGATTCTTCTTCTTTTGCTTCTCCTTTTTCACCGATTGTTTCGTCACCTTAACAACAACCTCATCACCAACATCACCATTCTGTTTCTCTACCTTTACTTTCCCCTTCTTAACAACAACCTCATCACCAACATCATCAGTCTGTTTCTCTACCTTAATTTTCCCCTTCTTAACAACAACCTCATTACCCACATCATCAGCATCATCATTCTGTTTCACTGCCTTTATCTTCCTCTTCTTACTGTTCTTCTTTCCCAAACCCTCAATCCCAATTTCCTTATCATTTTTGGTTCCTTCATCCTCATTGGTTTGGGTTTGTTGCAAAGGTCGAACCTTTCGGAGTTTCTCTCTCTTAGACAAAATGGGTTTGTTGGTGGAAGAGTTTAGAAGAAGTTTGAAAGAGTTGGAAGATGAAGATGAGGGATTCGATTCGGTGTTGATTTGGTTTAGGGTTAATTCAGCTCTAAGCTTCTGTTTAAGCTTCTTATTCGATAGAACCATTCTCAATTTCAACTTTTTGAATCTAGTTCATCAATTTTAGGGTTTGAGTTTCTGTTGGGGAAAACGCGAACACAGAAGAACGGAAACCCTTGTTTTGCCTGTAAAAAATGACGAAGGAGAAGACAGTGTTTTGGGCCTTGGGtcaaaataaaaaatttgttTGGGCTTTCAAAAATTTTAGACTAGAAAATTTAATCTCTTACCCCTGCATTTATTTCCCTACTCT is a window of Lathyrus oleraceus cultivar Zhongwan6 chromosome 6, CAAS_Psat_ZW6_1.0, whole genome shotgun sequence DNA encoding:
- the LOC127098089 gene encoding protein SOSEKI 5 encodes the protein MERKALESEASHENSKHTQADHEVPVIYYLSTNGQLEHPHLMYVSISSSHGTPRLKDVISRLSFLRGQGIVSMYSWSIKRTYGNGYVWQDLSENDFIYPSSSHEYVLKGTQLIEPSRYTSNGTILSMPSSKSSNERNSYSTDAADSPSSTMKDSQRECKLYKAKVCRDFAEKSSNASTQTKEMTSRNRMEMDQQGERRCHGNAAARKFDENRGSLSSSSSNFESLEGYSLEPEDIRNQKIENERPSGRMRATQVLMQLVSCRSTIEEL
- the LOC127098088 gene encoding phragmoplastin interacting protein 1: MVLSNKKLKQKLRAELTLNQINTESNPSSSSSNSFKLLLNSSTNKPILSKREKLRKVRPLQQTQTNEDEGTKNDKEIGIEGLGKKNSKKRKIKAVKQNDDADDVGNEVVVKKGKIKVEKQTDDVGDEVVVKKGKVKVEKQNGDVGDEVVVKVTKQSVKKEKQKKKNLLKKKRKKAKAAEENGKVKTAEENGVVTAAEGSGSNHQEEISELTTDLANTNITTRQESGDAATKVYVGGIPYYSSEDDIHSYFESCGTITEINCMTFPDTGKFRGIAIIVFKTEAAAKRALALDGSDMGGLFLKIQPYKAAQTTRFTPELKEGYNRIYVGSLSWEITEEELRKFFSNCNIKSIRLGKDKETGEFRGYAHVDFSDSKSLKTALALDQSVLFGRPVRISCAVPLNKKPGAGEKSVAGSKPSAVEKSVAGSKPSAGEKSVAGSKPSAGEKSFASSKPGAVEKSFAGSKPSAGEKSVAGQKPDAGETVAVEEPTVEKPITVVASGKRKNRMCYGCRQKGHNLSECPNPQIFTSTI